The following proteins come from a genomic window of Varunaivibrio sulfuroxidans:
- a CDS encoding ABC transporter ATP-binding protein, giving the protein MSLLDIKNLRISFGDFVAVDGIDIRLDEGEVLAIVGESGSGKSVAMMAVMGLLPWTAKIEAERMAFDGIDLRAMPAGQRRRVIGKDMAMIFQEPMTSLNPCFTVGYQIKEAMKVHLGLGGAKLHARAIEMLERVGIPAPERRLKAFPHQMSGGMSQRVMIAMSLSCSPRLLIADEPTTALDVTIQAQILDLLVDLQRSEGMAMVLITHDMAVVAETAKRMVIQYAGQQVEEGDVAALFQAPRHPYTSALLDALPERSHGKRLNAIPGVVPGQYDRPTGCLFNPRCAFAQAKCRNEAPPYENDVRCHFALKSAPLSEPAS; this is encoded by the coding sequence ATGAGCCTGCTCGATATCAAGAACCTGCGCATTTCCTTCGGCGATTTCGTCGCCGTGGACGGCATCGACATCCGCCTCGACGAGGGCGAGGTGCTGGCCATCGTCGGCGAGTCGGGATCGGGCAAAAGCGTCGCCATGATGGCGGTGATGGGGCTGTTGCCGTGGACCGCGAAGATCGAGGCCGAGCGCATGGCCTTCGATGGCATCGACCTGCGCGCCATGCCCGCCGGCCAGCGTCGGCGCGTCATCGGCAAGGACATGGCGATGATTTTCCAAGAACCGATGACCTCGCTCAACCCGTGCTTCACGGTCGGCTACCAGATCAAGGAGGCGATGAAGGTGCACCTCGGCCTGGGTGGGGCCAAGCTGCATGCCCGCGCCATTGAAATGCTCGAACGGGTCGGCATCCCCGCCCCCGAACGCCGCCTGAAGGCCTTTCCCCACCAGATGTCGGGGGGCATGAGCCAGCGGGTGATGATCGCCATGTCGCTGTCGTGCAGCCCGCGCCTTTTGATCGCCGACGAGCCGACCACCGCGCTGGACGTCACCATTCAGGCGCAAATTCTCGACCTTCTGGTCGATCTGCAACGCAGCGAAGGCATGGCGATGGTGTTGATCACCCACGACATGGCCGTCGTCGCCGAAACCGCCAAGCGGATGGTGATCCAATACGCCGGCCAGCAGGTCGAGGAAGGCGATGTCGCCGCCCTTTTTCAAGCGCCGCGCCACCCCTATACCAGCGCCCTGCTGGACGCCTTGCCCGAACGGTCCCATGGCAAGCGGTTGAACGCCATTCCCGGCGTCGTCCCCGGCCAGTACGACCGCCCGACGGGCTGCCTATTCAATCCGCGCTGCGCCTTCGCCCAGGCCAAGTGCCGCAACGAAGCGCCACCCTATGAAAACGACGTGCGCTGTCACTTTGCGCTAAAAAGCGCCCCCCTATCGGAGCCCGCCTCATGA
- a CDS encoding ABC transporter ATP-binding protein, with the protein MSDQPLLHAENLARHYPITRGLFSKPVLVKALDGVSFSLRAGKTLAVVGESGCGKSTLARLVTMIEEPTSGTLTIDGEDVATAGKATLKSMRGAVQIVFQDPYGSLNPRQRIGAILEEPLKINTSMSAQQRRQAAQDMMVRVGLRPEHYGRYPHMFSGGQRQRIAIARALMLHPKIIILDEPVSALDVSIQAQVLNLLADLQEEFNLAYMFISHDLSVVRHVADDIVVMYLGKVVERAGRDALFETPVHPYTRALLSATPRTDPKARQERIKLTGELPSPIDPPAGCPFHPRCFMAQERCAKEIPAPETVGENHIAACYFWRRE; encoded by the coding sequence ATGAGCGATCAGCCCCTTCTTCACGCCGAAAATCTGGCCCGTCACTATCCGATTACCCGCGGTCTGTTTTCCAAACCCGTTCTGGTGAAGGCCTTGGATGGGGTCAGCTTTTCCCTACGCGCGGGCAAGACCCTCGCCGTCGTCGGCGAATCGGGATGCGGAAAATCGACCCTGGCGCGCCTGGTCACGATGATCGAGGAGCCGACCTCGGGAACGCTCACGATCGACGGCGAAGACGTCGCCACGGCAGGCAAGGCCACACTAAAGTCGATGCGCGGCGCGGTGCAGATCGTCTTTCAGGACCCCTACGGGTCGCTCAACCCACGTCAGCGGATCGGCGCGATCCTCGAAGAGCCGCTAAAAATCAACACCTCGATGAGCGCCCAACAGCGCCGCCAGGCGGCCCAGGACATGATGGTCCGCGTCGGCCTTAGGCCCGAACACTATGGCCGTTATCCGCACATGTTCTCGGGCGGCCAGCGCCAGCGCATCGCCATCGCCCGGGCGTTGATGCTGCACCCTAAGATCATCATCCTGGACGAGCCGGTGTCGGCCCTCGATGTTTCCATTCAGGCCCAGGTCTTGAATTTGCTGGCGGACTTACAAGAAGAGTTCAACCTCGCCTACATGTTCATTTCCCATGATTTGAGCGTGGTCCGCCACGTCGCCGACGACATCGTGGTGATGTACCTGGGCAAGGTCGTCGAGCGGGCCGGCCGCGACGCCCTGTTCGAAACCCCGGTCCATCCCTATACCCGCGCCTTGCTGTCGGCGACGCCGCGGACCGACCCTAAGGCGCGCCAGGAGCGGATCAAGCTGACCGGCGAACTGCCCTCGCCGATCGACCCGCCCGCGGGATGCCCCTTTCACCCGCGCTGCTTCATGGCCCAGGAAAGGTGCGCGAAAGAGATCCCCGCCCCCGAAACGGTCGGCGAGAACCACATCGCGGCGTGTTATTTTTGGCGTCGGGAATGA